The Chaetodon trifascialis isolate fChaTrf1 chromosome 17, fChaTrf1.hap1, whole genome shotgun sequence genome has a segment encoding these proteins:
- the LOC139345960 gene encoding SNF-related serine/threonine-protein kinase-like translates to MAGLKRHHDGKIAGLYDLDKTLGRGHFAVVKLARHVFTGEKVAVKVIDKTKLDPVARGHLFQEVRCMKMVQHPNVVRLYEVIDTATKLYLILELGDGGDMYDCIMKHDGGLTEEVAKCYFAQIVHAISYCHRLHVVHRDLKPENVVFFEKQGVVKLTDFGFSNRFQPGKKLNTSCGSLAYSAPEILLGDEYDAPAVDIWSLGVILFMLVCGQPPFQEANDSETLTMIMDCKYTVPPHISHACRDLIDRMLQRDPKKRATLDEIEGHEWLQGVDPSPATKLSTPLVSHRSLSEEEHGSIIQRMVLGGIADRDTITEALESNQYNHITATYFLLAERMLRERQEKEQHSQTRSPSPSKAQFRQSWPTRVDVHQDVSDGLGGPGISHPGGPQSPARSAESLHKGPRPKTALLDLSQRQENHTPASSQQQPARQNQERGLRPLVKPHSNPLRLSSLASVGPCKPRSPSLFSVEEDEEEEGEEDKCLSPSALPAQVVLRCKTSSSSSSMSSGNRLTSRMSAPVLNQIHEEDKEDEEEEERRELRGLGPPKPSLSLNLNSRIPSPSTLMSSPKTVGVTAPVAVFTPSSETSDDETESYHKPDTVSVGGQGDEREGRRVDREKRGSGQGSPSNCASPGSVSGQGKGTAKAASGLVESLKLMSLCLSSQFHNLTGGGGGSGGGSGGGGGGDTQDRPVWRMCMGGSTGSLDKVSLLGGPSPRGNLYHHQPPLGDTLADPLLEGPCTGTLRLGELDLARENHRNMKNRVLQMPLSDKTLSVNIHRSPKEGLLCTPTPHSCCQVI, encoded by the exons ATGGCGGGCCTCAAACGCCATCATGATGGGAAGATCGCCGGGCTGTATGACCTAGACAAGACGCTGGGCCGCGGACACTTTGCTGTGGTCAAACTAGCCCGACATGTATTCACTGGGGAAAAG GTTGCCGTGAAGGTGATAGATAAGACTAAGCTGGACCCGGTGGCGCGGGGCCACCTTTTCCAGGAGGTGCGATGCATGAAGATGGTGCAGCACCCCAACGTGGTGCGCCTCTACGAGGTCATCGACACGGCCACCAAGCTCTACCTCATCCTGGAGCTGGGAGACGGAGGAGATATGTACGACTGCATCATGAAGCATGACGGAGGCCTCACTGAGGAG GTGGCCAAGTGTTACTTCGCCCAAATCGTCCACGCCATCTCCTATTGTCACCGGCTGCACGTGGTGCACAGGGACCTGAAGCCCGAGAACGTGGTGTTCTTCGAGAAGCAGGGCGTCGTCAAGCTCACCGACTTCGGCTTCAGCAACCGCTTTCAGCCCGGGAAAAAACTCAACACCTCCTGCGGCTCGCTGGCCTACTCCGCACCTGAAATACTTCTGGGGGACGAGTACGACGCTCCTGCTGTGG ataTCTGGAGTCTGGGGGTGATCCTCTTCATGCTGGTCTGCGGTCAGCCCCCCTTCCAGGAGGCGAACGACAGCGAGACGCTGACTATGATCATGGACTGTAAATACACAGTCCCTCCACACATCTCCCATGCATGCAGAGA TCTTATAGACCGCATGCTGCAGAGGGACCCCAAGAAACGAGCCACCCTAGACGAGATCGAGGGCCACGAATGGCTTCAAGGTGTCGACCCCTCCCCAGCCACCAAGCTGTCCACCCCTCTGGTGTCCCATCGCAgcctgtcagaggaggagcacGGCTCCATCATCCAGCGCATGGTGCTGGGCGGCATCGCAGACCGAGACACCATAACTGA GGCTCTGGAGTCGAATCAGTACAACCACATCACAGCTACATACTTCCTGCTGGCTGAGAGGATGCTGAGAGAGAGGCAAGAGAAGGAGCAGCACAGCCAGACACGATCGCCCAGCCCCAGCAAGGCCCAGTTCag GCAGTCCTGGCCCACCAGAGTGGATGTTCACCAGGATGTCAGTGATGGCTTGGGGGGTCCAGGTATCTCCCACCCCGGGGGCCCACAGTCACCTGCCCGAAGTGCTGAGAGCCTCCACAAAGGCCCCAGACCCAAAACAGCTCTGCTGGACCTCAGCCAGCGGCAAGAGAACCACACTCCAGcatccagccagcagcagcctgctcGACAGAACCAGGAGAGGGGGCTCAGGCCTCTGGTAAAGCCCCACTCCAACCCCCTCAGGCTGAGCTCTCTGGCCTCAGTGGGCCCTTGCAAACCTCGTAGTCCCAGCCTTTTCAgcgtggaggaggatgaggaagaagagggggaaGAAGACAAATGTCTGTCTCCTTCCGCACTACCTGCTCAAGTGGTGCTTCGTTGCAAaacctcttcctcatcatcatctatGTCTTCTGGTAACCGGCTGACGTCCCGCATGAGTGCCCCAGTTCTTAATCAAATCCATGAGGAAGataaagaggatgaggaagaggaggaaaggagggagctGCGTGGGCTCGGCCCACCCAAacccagcctcagcctcaaTCTGAACTCGAGAATACCATCGCCGTCAACGCTCATGTCATCACCTAAAACTGTTGGTGTAACAGCACCGGTTGCCGTTTTCACCCCCAGCTCAGAGACTAGTGATGATGAGACAGAAAGTTACCATAAACCAGATACGGTATCTGTGGGTGGACAAGGGgatgagagagaagggaggagagtgGATAGAGAGAAAAGGGGGTCAGGGCAGGGCAGTCCCTCCAACTGTGCCAGTCCTGGATCAGTTTCAGGTCAAGGCAAGGGAACAGCCAAAGCTGCCAGCGGCCTGGTGGAAAGCCTAAAGCTGATGAGTCTGTGTCTGAGCTCTCAGTTCCACAACCTgacagggggaggagggggaagtgGTGGCGGCAGCGGTGGTGGCGGTGGGGGGGACACCCAGGACCGTCCCGTGTGGAGGATGTGCATGGGCGGCTCCACCGGTAGCCTGGATAAGGTCTCGCTCCTGGGCGGCCCTTCACCCAGGGGGAACCTGTACCACCACCAGCCTCCGCTGGGAGACACGCTGGCGGACCCgctgctggaaggcccctgcacgGGCACGCTTAGGCTGGGGGAGCTGGACCTGGCCAGGGAGAACCACAGGAACATGAAGAACCGCGTGCTGCAGATGCCTCTGAGCGACAAGACTCTGTCCGTCAACATCCACCGGAGTCCCAAGGAGGGTCTTCTGTGTACCCCCACCCCACACAGCTGCTGCCAGGTCATCTAG
- the LOC139345412 gene encoding uncharacterized protein isoform X3: MYDNIIILYYCFLGDRDRMAAGPLKFCAPASDIRNFLQSSRGQDHLTSVSDLVSRCKRKTYALKNPAGATWTIGDLDDTIYREKRSKVDGWGKFYLPETVSMLVVGVVEWTSCPCDQLVLMTCEDKKLYAFDGEELHVVASSLERLFESGIEYPASKSYYYGEAFKDMTEKDWDKVRKGAVGKSLDQAHHKLVTAEKARFLELLKPSTGASS, from the exons ATGTAtgataatattattatattatactATTGTTTTCTaggtgacagagacagaatggCTGCTGGTCCACTGAAGTTCTGCGC GCCGGCATCTGACATACGTAATTTCCTGCAAAGCAGCAGGG GTCAGGATCACCTGACATCCGTGTCAGACCTCGTGTCCAGGTGTAAACGCAAGACTTACGCCTTAAAGAATCCAGCAGGTGCCACGTGGACAATAGGAGACCTGGATGACACCATCTACAGAGAGAAACGTAGCAAGGTGGATGGGTGGGGAAAGTTCTACCTTCCAGAGACAGTCAGTATGCTGGTTGTGGGTGTAGTGGAGTGGACCTCGTGCCCGTGTGACCAGCTCGTTCTGATGACCTGCGAGGATAAAAAGCTGTATGCCTTCGATGGAGAGGAGCTGCATGTAGTGGCTTCAAGCCTCGAGCGGCTATTTGAGAGCGGAATAGAGTATCCAGCATCCAAGAGCTATTACTACGGAGAGGCCTTCAAAGATATG ACTGAGAAGGACTGGGATAAAGTGAGGAAGGGTGCTGTGGGGAAGAGTTTGGACCAAGCACATCATAAACTGGTGACAGCAGAAAAGGCCAGATTTCTGGAGCTTCTCAAACCCTCCACTG GAGCCAGCAGCTGA
- the LOC139345836 gene encoding 1-acylglycerol-3-phosphate O-acyltransferase ABHD5-like yields the protein MRRMAEEIQPVKEQSSWILSWLPSWCPTSPSQLKDAEEKMLKSVKRPFSRQHVRISNNNYLWTLAFSTQPCTLPRPPAQPRSPLVLLHGFGGGVALWAQNLDTLSSCGPVYALDLLGFGRSSRPEFTTDPEGAEEQFVAALEEWREKVGLEEMVLLGHNLGGYLSAAYTLKYPQRVKHLLLVEPWGFPARPENPNHNSIPVWIRAMGAVMSPFNPLAGLRLAGPLGPMLVQTIRSDFKQKYSSVFDDNTVSDYIYHVNAQTPSGETAFKNMTIPYGWAKRPMLERIGQVQAGIPISFIYGSRSSIDSDSGYAFKKTRPDVEIRVIRGAGHYVFADQPDDFNQAVLQILARTEKKSEDLGKKQQERPHSDDAQEGPGLN from the exons ATGCGCAGGATGGCGGAGGAGATACAGCCTGTCAAGGAACAGAG CTCCTGGATATTAAGTTGGCTTCCCTCTTGGTGCCCCACATCTCCCTCTCAGCTGAAAGATGCAGAAGAGAAAATGCTGAAGA GTGTGAAGCGGCCTTTCTCCAGGCAGCACGTCCGCATATCGAACAACAACTATCTGTGGACCTTAGCTTTTTCCACTCAGCCATGCACGCTCCCCCGCCCCCCTGCCCAGCCCAGGTCCCCTCTGGTTCTGCTACATGGATTTGGAGGCGGAGTTGCCCTTTGGGCCCAAAACTTGGACACTCTCTCCAGCTGCGGACCAGTCTACGCTCTAGATCTGCTGGGCTTTGGCAGGAGCAGCCGCCCGGAGTTCACAACCGACCCGGAGGGGGCTGAGGAGCAGTTCGTGGCAGccctggaggagtggagggagaaGGTGGGACTGGAGGAAATGGTGCTGCTGGGACACAACCTCGGAGGATACCTGTCTGCTGCCTACACACTCAAATACCCTCAAAG ggtaaAACATTTGCTGCTCGTAGAGCCGTGGGGTTTCCCAGCACGTCCAGAGAACCCCAACCACAACTCCATCCCAGTGTGGATCAGAGCCATGGGGGCTGTCATGAGCCCCTTCAACCCTCTGGCCGGACTCAGACTGGCAGGGCCTCTGg GTCCAATGCTGGTCCAGACCATCAGGTCAGACTTCAAGCAGAAATACTCTTCTGTGTTTGATGACAACACGGTGTCTGACTACATCTACCATGTCAATGCCCAGACTCCAAG CGGAGAGACAGCCTTTAAGAACATGACCATCCCATACGGCTGGGCTAAGAGGCCCATGCTGGAGAGGATTGGCCAGGTCCAGGCTGGCATTCCCATTTCCTTCATCTATGGATCGCGCTCCAGCATTGACAGTGACTCTGGGTATGCGTTCAAGAAAACCAGACCAGATGTGGAAATTAGG gtgaTCAGAGGAGCCGGCCATTACGTTTTCGCCGACCAGCCGGATGACTTCAACCAGGCAGTCCTTCAGATCCTCGccaggacagagaagaagagcgaAGATTTGGGAAAGAAGCAGCAAGAGCGTCCTCATTCAGATGATGCACAGGAGGGCCCAGGGTTGAACTAA
- the LOC139345412 gene encoding uncharacterized protein isoform X1 gives MCFFQCHQTSAQRMTREEEFLKKKDLFRRNAFLIIKEMLHLSPRHPSVLVDEVLHSIFFLGEINIPRYSPYDIVSDDDMLNVLKGRYPQPFKFCSSQLPKRSPISCVLDMMVFLIKQKNENEIIRRLRELIRQLKQDEATDLVSSVICVSQPNKTPNSARYYGVSMSTSGRNPGRIMIAASCLSTWETYVAGAVMTYYPKKEKKPYFDGTIKLPVQVRCQAFSLSQETEMPPCRSCGNLFGLETSEKKEWPYGNCAEVESVSNLLKNEREVEEQARPTSDTCTEANRQEAKRSVLKELTASLRMLGFKWDNNFYTPQAV, from the exons ATGTGCTTTTTCCAATGCCATCAGACTTCTGCGCAGAGGATGACGAG GGAAGAGGAATTCCTGAAAAAGAAAGACCTTTTCAGGAGGAATGCTTTCTTGATCATCAAAGAAATGTTGCACCTGAGTCCCAGACATCCTTCAGTATTAGTGGATGAG GTTCTTCACAGCATCTTCTTTTTAGGAGAGATCAACATTCCTCGATACAGCCCATATGACATTGTGAGTGATGATGACATGTTGAATGTGTTGAAGGGCCGCTACCCTCAACCTTTTAAATTCTGCTCTTCTCAACTGCCCAAGCGGAGTCCAATTTCCTGCGTGCTAGACATG ATGGTATTCCTGATTAAACAAAAGAATGAGAACGAAATAATTAGGAGGCTGCGAGAGCTCATCCGTCAGCTGAAACAGGATGAAGCAACAGATCTGGTCTCCTCTGTCATCTGCGTCTCTCAGCCCAACAAGACCCCAAATTCAGCTAGGTACTATGGAGTGTCCATGTCCACTTCTGGCCGCAATCCAGGCCGAATCATGATTGCTGCATCCTGTCTTAGCACCTGGGAGACTTACGTAGCTGGTGCAGTGATGACGTACTATccaaagaaggagaaaaagccATATTTTGATGGAACCATCAAGCTTCCGGTGCAGGTCAGGTGTCAGGCGTTTAGCCTCAGTCAAGAGACAGAAATGCCTCCTTGCAGATCATGTGGaaatctgtttggtttggagacgagtgaaaaaaaagagtggCCTTATGGCAACTGTGCTGAAGTTGAAAGTGTGAGCAATTTGCttaaaaatgagagagaagtGGAAGAGCAAGCACGGCCAACATCTGATACGTGCACAGAAGCCAACAGGCAGGAGGCTAAAAGGAGCGTCCTGAAAGAGCTCACAGCTAGTCTGCGCATGCTGGGCTTTAAGTGGGATAACAACTTCTACACCCCACAAGCAGTTTAA
- the rpl14 gene encoding large ribosomal subunit protein eL14: MVFKRFVEIGRVAYVSFGPHAGKLVAIVDVIDQNRALVDGPCTGVKRQAMPFKCMHLTDYVIKVPHSARQKFVRRAWEKAGVNEKWEQSSWAKKIEAKKKRAKMTDFDRYKVMKAKRMRNKIIKHEVKKLQKEAAKK, from the exons ATG GTGTTCAAACGCTTCGTCGAGATCGGCCGCGTTGCCTACGTCTCTTTCGGACCCCATGCTGGCAAGCTGGTGGCCATCGTAGATGTCATCGACCAAAACAGG GCTCTTGTTGATGGTCCATGCACAGGTGTGAAGAGGCAAGCCATGCCCTTCAAGTGCATGCATCTCACAGACTATGTCATCAAAGTACCCCACAG TGCCCGCCAGAAGTTTGTGAGGAGAGCCTGGGAGAAGGCCGGAGTCAACGAGAAGTGGGAACAAAGCAGCTGGGCCAAGAAGATTGAGGCTAAAAAGAAG AGGGCCAAAATGACCGACTTTGACCGCTACAAGGTGATGAAGGCCAAGAGGATG AGGAACAAGATCATCAAGCATGAGGTGAAGAAGCTCCAGAAGGAGGCAGCAAAGAAGTGA
- the LOC139345412 gene encoding uncharacterized protein isoform X2, with amino-acid sequence MAAGPLKFCAPASDIRNFLQSSRGQDHLTSVSDLVSRCKRKTYALKNPAGATWTIGDLDDTIYREKRSKVDGWGKFYLPETVSMLVVGVVEWTSCPCDQLVLMTCEDKKLYAFDGEELHVVASSLERLFESGIEYPASKSYYYGEAFKDMTEKDWDKVRKGAVGKSLDQAHHKLVTAEKARFLELLKPSTGASS; translated from the exons atggCTGCTGGTCCACTGAAGTTCTGCGC GCCGGCATCTGACATACGTAATTTCCTGCAAAGCAGCAGGG GTCAGGATCACCTGACATCCGTGTCAGACCTCGTGTCCAGGTGTAAACGCAAGACTTACGCCTTAAAGAATCCAGCAGGTGCCACGTGGACAATAGGAGACCTGGATGACACCATCTACAGAGAGAAACGTAGCAAGGTGGATGGGTGGGGAAAGTTCTACCTTCCAGAGACAGTCAGTATGCTGGTTGTGGGTGTAGTGGAGTGGACCTCGTGCCCGTGTGACCAGCTCGTTCTGATGACCTGCGAGGATAAAAAGCTGTATGCCTTCGATGGAGAGGAGCTGCATGTAGTGGCTTCAAGCCTCGAGCGGCTATTTGAGAGCGGAATAGAGTATCCAGCATCCAAGAGCTATTACTACGGAGAGGCCTTCAAAGATATG ACTGAGAAGGACTGGGATAAAGTGAGGAAGGGTGCTGTGGGGAAGAGTTTGGACCAAGCACATCATAAACTGGTGACAGCAGAAAAGGCCAGATTTCTGGAGCTTCTCAAACCCTCCACTG GAGCCAGCAGCTGA